A single genomic interval of Rosistilla ulvae harbors:
- a CDS encoding BatD family protein encodes MKVPRGMTFGLAVIALWAMPFAAGAPAADGDPVSIDVPDKEAWMGQRLPIFVKLRGNGPFVGAASFSIPEIPRALLVKVGSPVVSSEEKGDTSWFMQTHEFALFSQAAGKVTVPAFEVRFTHRDGFTGPQQEHVEQVPATDLQIKRPPGLPESVFLVTTGKLAISETWTPEPGSAKQGDVFRRTIAQTAQQTSGMALAPPPTTAPEGISVYVGKPTVDDKTQRGEFSGTRSDTITYMLKVAGTLTIPGIKYIWWNPKSEEFGTKTLPPVTFEVAAAPKPAPPPPPPPSRMRIVLIAFLCIALLGLVVWQFDRIQSWTMTVWQRLNPADRVAARHLIRACHRNDATAAEAAWADWQNTQPASYQPSAELFAAAAELHRMRYGQRGEGSAAWQGQALAQAFRKAIDSQSARRCDRQRSLPALNPRAVE; translated from the coding sequence ATGAAGGTGCCGCGTGGGATGACGTTTGGGCTGGCCGTGATCGCACTCTGGGCGATGCCCTTTGCCGCCGGGGCGCCGGCGGCGGATGGCGATCCCGTTTCGATCGACGTGCCGGACAAAGAGGCTTGGATGGGACAGCGGCTGCCGATTTTTGTGAAGCTGCGCGGCAACGGTCCGTTTGTTGGAGCCGCTAGTTTTTCGATCCCCGAGATTCCCCGAGCCCTGTTGGTCAAGGTCGGCAGCCCGGTCGTCTCGTCGGAGGAAAAGGGGGACACGTCGTGGTTCATGCAAACGCACGAGTTCGCGTTGTTCTCGCAGGCAGCCGGAAAAGTCACGGTTCCCGCGTTTGAAGTCCGCTTCACCCACCGCGACGGATTCACCGGTCCTCAACAAGAACATGTGGAACAGGTGCCGGCGACCGATCTGCAGATCAAGCGGCCACCGGGATTGCCGGAGTCGGTCTTTCTGGTGACGACTGGGAAGCTAGCGATCAGCGAAACGTGGACTCCCGAACCGGGATCGGCGAAGCAGGGAGATGTCTTCCGGCGCACGATCGCTCAGACCGCCCAACAGACATCAGGCATGGCGCTCGCTCCGCCACCCACCACGGCTCCCGAAGGAATCAGCGTTTACGTCGGCAAACCGACCGTCGACGACAAGACTCAGCGAGGGGAGTTCAGCGGGACGCGCAGTGACACGATCACCTACATGCTCAAAGTAGCGGGGACGCTCACCATCCCAGGAATCAAATACATCTGGTGGAATCCGAAATCAGAAGAGTTTGGGACCAAGACGCTTCCCCCGGTGACATTCGAAGTGGCTGCCGCACCCAAGCCAGCTCCCCCGCCTCCTCCGCCACCAAGTCGGATGCGAATCGTGTTGATTGCGTTTCTGTGCATCGCGCTGTTGGGACTCGTGGTCTGGCAGTTCGACCGGATTCAATCTTGGACGATGACCGTGTGGCAGCGGTTGAATCCCGCCGATCGTGTCGCCGCGCGACATCTGATCCGAGCCTGTCATCGCAACGATGCCACGGCTGCCGAAGCGGCATGGGCCGACTGGCAAAATACTCAGCCTGCAAGTTACCAACCCTCCGCTGAACTGTTCGCCGCCGCGGCGGAACTGCATCGCATGCGCTACGGTCAGCGCGGCGAAGGGTCGGCTGCGTGGCAGGGGCAAGCGCTGGCTCAAGCGTTCCGCAAAGCGATCGATTCCCAGTCGGCTCGACGCTGCGATCGTCAACGCTCCCTTCCGGCGTTAAATCCTCGCGCCGTCGAATGA